From Anopheles darlingi chromosome 2, idAnoDarlMG_H_01, whole genome shotgun sequence, the proteins below share one genomic window:
- the LOC125952188 gene encoding dynactin subunit 1 isoform X2, producing the protein MSERYLKVGQRVEIPVKEVRGTIAYVGMTSFAVGKWVGVVLDEAKGKNNGSIKGQQYFTCDENCGMFVRPTQLIFIDEAGNPLEDAAQTPEEKPRSRLSSASSVRSLASVPGSTQTFTAKPTAVRRKSPVKQPQTKRASMTMTLSTSSSRMSLNRSTSSLGSKTQLTSPGSERAGAGQSSIPTPVSSIPTMVKQLDRHEPLHRSHMSPPESLQTSKRASFVETGFVETLKPQFTPGQSITSPSPAPTPAPSSTTEDRIHILQLQQEIEELRKQNGDLNEKLETLKQRRAEDRERLREFDKMMTQYEQLVEFKSKIMDAHSQLQRELQRAKQEAKDAIEARELHSEEMAELAENVEMITLDKEMAEEKAETLVLELDAAKERIEELTLDLEILKTEMQEKFSSGGSGAGGADGVAASTYEFKQMEQQNVRLRETLVRLRDLSAHEKHEIQKLEKELETKKSEVAELQRTKEKLSTKIDELEAQLGDLQEQVDAALGAEEMVEQLAEKKMELEDRVKALEEEVAELEALEEVHEQLVESNHELEMDMREELDLAHAAKREAAREKEAALETIVDRDQTILKFRELVQRLNDQCQELRDRVNQESNKQLQQQQAKDTALITETIDFKQMFAESKAFTRAIDLQLRQIELTQANEHVRYLSAFMPDVFMARGGDHDAILVILLVSRLVFKSGIIVSQARERFSNVPQIDRAAVLGGHEVAQFGFRSRLLHHVHNLQSIMHQFLYSMTGCKADTLLKIGAALPEMQAQEKMVDEIIDLLKANQLDENSSTDNLEKCVTFFNAMYVVLLTGEDLVNETQIVRDCTASIAAACDSIANDANIIKILIKPGDETSDSGLLLQYILQNVENVRQQLKLIKRRLPQDVAITKCNLSMNTLRNLKQTAEALNKVMSVMFYAGRQCLQLATVDPDTETSVPHEKLWEILSGGCEKIYEQDDLGPSQNIRPVLSGTSTDMGQLAQYLLDHEYEIISATNAAKPEEKPTAPIIVRAQAVKKQLEETKTLTATLENREAEIRQLKLAAKLKQNELSEMQIRKDLAEKKLSVLQQDHESNTTRLQKQLEEVQTLLAQKEKEFEETMDHLQSDIDSLESEKSSLRDKLKSFSSRKVDLKTTTALDISASSPYIAQELSLLKRAFKDERSERLKVQANEYRKILEGLEPLHVPQPNDKRIQELEQEITRVKHDYIMSMVRGAELPATRTVHGNVAKTIIDHENRQKQQQTQLRAKAEQLANEVMHEYLQRKPHRAAKADFAAFPSNEVSAAFRMNLKV; encoded by the exons ATGTCGGAACGATACCTAAAAGTTGGCCAGCGGGTGGAGATCCCCGTGAAGGAGGTCCGCGGTACGATCGCCTACGTCGGCATGACCTCGTTCGCCGTCGGCAAGTGGGTCGGTGTGGTTCTGGATGAGGCGAAGGGCAAGAACAACGGATCGATAAAAGGCCAGCAGTACTTTACG TGCGATGAAAACTGCGGGATGTTTGTGCGACCAACGCAGCTCATTTTTATCGATGAAGCGGGGAATCCTTTGGAAGATGCCGCTCAGACACCGGAGGAGAAACCTCGTTCCCGGCTAAGCAG CGCGAGCTCTGTGCGATCATTGGCGTCGGTGCCAGGCTCGACACAGACGTTTACCGCGAAACCTACAGC AGTGCGCCGGAAATCACCGGTGAAGCAGCCGCAAACGAAACGGGCTTCGATGACCATGACACTGTCAACTTCCAG CTCGCGGATGTCCCTCAATCGTAGCACCAGCTCGCTAGGTTCCAAAACGCAGCTAACCTCACCGGGCAGTGAGCGTGCAGGAGCCGGTCAATCGTCAATTCCAACTCCGGTCTCATCGATTCCGACGATGGTGAAACagctcgatcgtcacgaaCCACTGCATCGATCGCACATGAGCCCACCGGAATCACTGCAAACATCAAAGCGTGCGTCCTTCGTCGAGACAGGTTTCGTTGAGACGCTGAAACCACAGTTCACTCCGGGTCAATCCATCACCTCGCCCtcaccggcaccaacaccgGCTCCATCCTCAACCACCGAGGATCGTATTCACattttgcagctgcagcaagagATCGAAGAGCTGCGCAAGCAGAACGGTGATTTGAATGAGAAGCTGGAAACGCTCAAACAGCGCCGTGCCGAGGATCGCGAGCGGTTACGTGAATTCGACAAGATGATGACCCAGTACGAGCAGCTGGTCGAGTTCAAGAGCAAGATCATGGACGCACACTCGCAATTGCAACGAGAGCTGCAGCGCGCCAAACAGGAAGCGAAGGATGCGATCGAAGCGCGCGAACTACACAGCGAGGAGATGGCCGAGCTGGCGGAGAACGTTGAAATGATCACGCTCGATAAGGAGATGGCAGAAGAGAAGGCGGAAACGCTAGTGCTCGAGCTGGATGCGGCCAAGGAGCGCATCGAAGAGCTGACGCTCGATCTCGAGATCTTGAAGACGGAAATGCAGGAAAAGTTTAGTTCGGGTGGCAgcggcgctggtggtgctgatggtgttgctgcctCGACATACGAGTTCAAGCAGATGGAGCAACAGAATGTGAGGCTGCGAGAGACGCTCGTTCGGCTGCGAGATCTTTCCGCTCACGAGAAGCACGAAATCCAGAAGCTGGAGAAAGAGCTCGAAACGAAAAAGTCCGAAGTGGCCGAACTACAGCGGACGAAAGAGAAGCTTTCGACCAAAATTGATGAACTGGAAGCGCAGCTCGGTGATCTGCAGGAGCAGGTCGATGCGGCCCTTGGGGCAGAAGAGATGGTAGAGCAGCTGGCCGAAAAGAAGATGGAGCTAGAGGACCGCGTGAAGGCACTAGAGGAAGAGGTGGCCGAGCTGGAGGCTCTGGAGGAGGTACACGAGCAGCTGGTCGAGAGTAACCACGAGCTGGAGATGGATATGCGCGAGGAGCTGGATCTAGCACATGCCGCCAAGCGTGAAGCGGCTCGCGAGAAAGAAGCTGCCCTCgagacgatcgtcgatcgcgaTCAAACCATTTTGAAGTTCCGTGAACTCGTCCAACGGCTCAACGATCAGTGTCAGGAGTTGCGCGATCGGGTGAACCAGGAATCGAACaaacaactgcagcaacagcaagccaAGGATACGGCCCTCATCACGGAGACGATCGATTTCAAGCAAATGTTTGCCGAATCGAAGGCTTTTACGCGTGCGATCGATCTTCAGCTGCGGCAGATTGAGCTGacgcaagcgaacgaacacgTGCGCTATCTGTCCGCTTTCATGCCGGACGTCTTTATGGCCCGCGGTGGTGATCATGATGCGATCTTGGTGATCCTTCTTGTCTCGCGACTCGTTTTTAAATCGGGCATCATCGTTAGCCAGGCGCGGGAACGGTTCTCGAACGTTCCTCAGATCGATCGGGCCGCTGTCCTGGGTGGACATGAGGTAGCCCAGTTCGGTTTCCGTTCACGGTTGCTACATCACGTGCACAACCTCCAGAGCATCATGCATCAGTTCCTGTACAGTATGACGGGCTGTAAAGCGGACACGTTACTGAAGATTGGTGCCGCGCTGCCGGAGATGCAGGCCCAGGAGAAGATGGTCGATGAGATCATCGATCTGCTCAAGGCGAACCAACTCGACGAAAACTCTTCCACCGACA ATCTCGAGAAGTGCGTAACGTTCTTTAACGCAATGTACGTAGTATTGCTGACCGGTGAGGACTTGGTCAATGAAACGCAGATCGTGCGCGATTGTACGGCTTCGATCGCCGCCGCTTGCGATTCGATCGCAAACGATGCTAACATTATAAAGATTCTCATCAAGCCTGGCGATGAAACAAGCGACTCCGGGCTGCTACTGCAGTACATTCTTCAAAATGTTGAGAACGTTCGGCAGCAGCTTAAGCTTATCAAGCGTCGACTACCGCAGGATGTGGCCATTACCAAGTGCAACCTCTCGATGAACACGCTACGCAACTTGAAGCAAACCGCAGAAGCGCTGAACAAGGTGATGAGCGTCATGTTCTACGCCGGTCGACAATGTTTGCAACTCGCGACGGTTGATCCCGATACGGAAACGTCCGTACCACATGAAAAACTGTGGGAAATTCTATCGGGCGGATGTGAGAAGATCTACGAACAGGATGATCTTGGTCCATCGCAAAATATTCGACCGGTGCTgagcggcaccagcaccgacatGGGTCAGCTGGCCCAGTACCTGCTCGATCACGAGTACGAAATCATTTCGGCCACAAATGCTGCCAAACCGGAGGAGAAACCTACCGCTCCCATCATCGTGCGTGCGCAGGCTGTTAAGAAGCAACTGGAGGAAACGAAAACGTTGACCGCAACACTCGAGAACCGGGAAGCGGAAATCCGACAGCTCAAACTGGCGGCAAAACTGAAGCAGAACGAACTATCGGAGATGCAGATCCGCAAGGACTTGGCCGAGAAAAAGCTATCGGTGTTACAGCAGGACCACGAATCCAACACCACACGCCTCCAGAAGCAGCTGGAAGAAGTGCAAACTCTGCTCGCACA GAAAGAGAAGGAATTCGAGGAAACCATGGATCACCTGCAGAGCGATATCGATTCGCTGGAGAGCGAAAAGAGCAGTCTGCGAGACAAGCTAAAGTCGTTCAGTTCACGCAAGGTGGACctcaagacgacgacggcactgGACATTTCTGCCAGCTCGCCATACATTGCCCAGGAGCTCTCGTTGCTGAAGCGCGCCTTCAAAGATGAACGTAGCGAGCGGCTGAAGGTACAGGCGAACGAGTATCGTAAGATCCTAGAAGGCCTTGAACCGTTACACGTACCTCAGCCGAACGACAAGCGTATCCAGGAGCTGGAGCAGGAGATTACGCGCGTAAAGCACGACTACATCATGTCAATGGTGCGTGGTGCGGAACTGCCGGCTACTCGCACGGTTCATGGTAACGTGGCAaaaacgatcatcgatcacgaGAACCgacaaaagcagcagcagacgcagctGCGTGCCAAGGCAGAACAGCTGGCCAATGAAGTTATGCACGAGTATCTCCAGCGCAAACCGCACCGGGCGGCCAAAGCCGATTTTGCGGCCTTCCCGTCGAACGAAGTGTCAGCCGCTTTCCGGATGAACCTTAAAGTTTAA
- the LOC125952188 gene encoding dynactin subunit 1 isoform X4, translated as MSERYLKVGQRVEIPVKEVRGTIAYVGMTSFAVGKWVGVVLDEAKGKNNGSIKGQQYFTCDENCGMFVRPTQLIFIDEAGNPLEDAAQTPEEKPRSRLSSASSVRSLASVPGSTQTFTAKPTASRMSLNRSTSSLGSKTQLTSPGSERAGAGQSSIPTPVSSIPTMVKQLDRHEPLHRSHMSPPESLQTSKRASFVETGFVETLKPQFTPGQSITSPSPAPTPAPSSTTEDRIHILQLQQEIEELRKQNGDLNEKLETLKQRRAEDRERLREFDKMMTQYEQLVEFKSKIMDAHSQLQRELQRAKQEAKDAIEARELHSEEMAELAENVEMITLDKEMAEEKAETLVLELDAAKERIEELTLDLEILKTEMQEKFSSGGSGAGGADGVAASTYEFKQMEQQNVRLRETLVRLRDLSAHEKHEIQKLEKELETKKSEVAELQRTKEKLSTKIDELEAQLGDLQEQVDAALGAEEMVEQLAEKKMELEDRVKALEEEVAELEALEEVHEQLVESNHELEMDMREELDLAHAAKREAAREKEAALETIVDRDQTILKFRELVQRLNDQCQELRDRVNQESNKQLQQQQAKDTALITETIDFKQMFAESKAFTRAIDLQLRQIELTQANEHVRYLSAFMPDVFMARGGDHDAILVILLVSRLVFKSGIIVSQARERFSNVPQIDRAAVLGGHEVAQFGFRSRLLHHVHNLQSIMHQFLYSMTGCKADTLLKIGAALPEMQAQEKMVDEIIDLLKANQLDENSSTDNLEKCVTFFNAMYVVLLTGEDLVNETQIVRDCTASIAAACDSIANDANIIKILIKPGDETSDSGLLLQYILQNVENVRQQLKLIKRRLPQDVAITKCNLSMNTLRNLKQTAEALNKVMSVMFYAGRQCLQLATVDPDTETSVPHEKLWEILSGGCEKIYEQDDLGPSQNIRPVLSGTSTDMGQLAQYLLDHEYEIISATNAAKPEEKPTAPIIVRAQAVKKQLEETKTLTATLENREAEIRQLKLAAKLKQNELSEMQIRKDLAEKKLSVLQQDHESNTTRLQKQLEEVQTLLAQKEKEFEETMDHLQSDIDSLESEKSSLRDKLKSFSSRKVDLKTTTALDISASSPYIAQELSLLKRAFKDERSERLKVQANEYRKILEGLEPLHVPQPNDKRIQELEQEITRVKHDYIMSMVRGAELPATRTVHGNVAKTIIDHENRQKQQQTQLRAKAEQLANEVMHEYLQRKPHRAAKADFAAFPSNEVSAAFRMNLKV; from the exons ATGTCGGAACGATACCTAAAAGTTGGCCAGCGGGTGGAGATCCCCGTGAAGGAGGTCCGCGGTACGATCGCCTACGTCGGCATGACCTCGTTCGCCGTCGGCAAGTGGGTCGGTGTGGTTCTGGATGAGGCGAAGGGCAAGAACAACGGATCGATAAAAGGCCAGCAGTACTTTACG TGCGATGAAAACTGCGGGATGTTTGTGCGACCAACGCAGCTCATTTTTATCGATGAAGCGGGGAATCCTTTGGAAGATGCCGCTCAGACACCGGAGGAGAAACCTCGTTCCCGGCTAAGCAG CGCGAGCTCTGTGCGATCATTGGCGTCGGTGCCAGGCTCGACACAGACGTTTACCGCGAAACCTACAGC CTCGCGGATGTCCCTCAATCGTAGCACCAGCTCGCTAGGTTCCAAAACGCAGCTAACCTCACCGGGCAGTGAGCGTGCAGGAGCCGGTCAATCGTCAATTCCAACTCCGGTCTCATCGATTCCGACGATGGTGAAACagctcgatcgtcacgaaCCACTGCATCGATCGCACATGAGCCCACCGGAATCACTGCAAACATCAAAGCGTGCGTCCTTCGTCGAGACAGGTTTCGTTGAGACGCTGAAACCACAGTTCACTCCGGGTCAATCCATCACCTCGCCCtcaccggcaccaacaccgGCTCCATCCTCAACCACCGAGGATCGTATTCACattttgcagctgcagcaagagATCGAAGAGCTGCGCAAGCAGAACGGTGATTTGAATGAGAAGCTGGAAACGCTCAAACAGCGCCGTGCCGAGGATCGCGAGCGGTTACGTGAATTCGACAAGATGATGACCCAGTACGAGCAGCTGGTCGAGTTCAAGAGCAAGATCATGGACGCACACTCGCAATTGCAACGAGAGCTGCAGCGCGCCAAACAGGAAGCGAAGGATGCGATCGAAGCGCGCGAACTACACAGCGAGGAGATGGCCGAGCTGGCGGAGAACGTTGAAATGATCACGCTCGATAAGGAGATGGCAGAAGAGAAGGCGGAAACGCTAGTGCTCGAGCTGGATGCGGCCAAGGAGCGCATCGAAGAGCTGACGCTCGATCTCGAGATCTTGAAGACGGAAATGCAGGAAAAGTTTAGTTCGGGTGGCAgcggcgctggtggtgctgatggtgttgctgcctCGACATACGAGTTCAAGCAGATGGAGCAACAGAATGTGAGGCTGCGAGAGACGCTCGTTCGGCTGCGAGATCTTTCCGCTCACGAGAAGCACGAAATCCAGAAGCTGGAGAAAGAGCTCGAAACGAAAAAGTCCGAAGTGGCCGAACTACAGCGGACGAAAGAGAAGCTTTCGACCAAAATTGATGAACTGGAAGCGCAGCTCGGTGATCTGCAGGAGCAGGTCGATGCGGCCCTTGGGGCAGAAGAGATGGTAGAGCAGCTGGCCGAAAAGAAGATGGAGCTAGAGGACCGCGTGAAGGCACTAGAGGAAGAGGTGGCCGAGCTGGAGGCTCTGGAGGAGGTACACGAGCAGCTGGTCGAGAGTAACCACGAGCTGGAGATGGATATGCGCGAGGAGCTGGATCTAGCACATGCCGCCAAGCGTGAAGCGGCTCGCGAGAAAGAAGCTGCCCTCgagacgatcgtcgatcgcgaTCAAACCATTTTGAAGTTCCGTGAACTCGTCCAACGGCTCAACGATCAGTGTCAGGAGTTGCGCGATCGGGTGAACCAGGAATCGAACaaacaactgcagcaacagcaagccaAGGATACGGCCCTCATCACGGAGACGATCGATTTCAAGCAAATGTTTGCCGAATCGAAGGCTTTTACGCGTGCGATCGATCTTCAGCTGCGGCAGATTGAGCTGacgcaagcgaacgaacacgTGCGCTATCTGTCCGCTTTCATGCCGGACGTCTTTATGGCCCGCGGTGGTGATCATGATGCGATCTTGGTGATCCTTCTTGTCTCGCGACTCGTTTTTAAATCGGGCATCATCGTTAGCCAGGCGCGGGAACGGTTCTCGAACGTTCCTCAGATCGATCGGGCCGCTGTCCTGGGTGGACATGAGGTAGCCCAGTTCGGTTTCCGTTCACGGTTGCTACATCACGTGCACAACCTCCAGAGCATCATGCATCAGTTCCTGTACAGTATGACGGGCTGTAAAGCGGACACGTTACTGAAGATTGGTGCCGCGCTGCCGGAGATGCAGGCCCAGGAGAAGATGGTCGATGAGATCATCGATCTGCTCAAGGCGAACCAACTCGACGAAAACTCTTCCACCGACA ATCTCGAGAAGTGCGTAACGTTCTTTAACGCAATGTACGTAGTATTGCTGACCGGTGAGGACTTGGTCAATGAAACGCAGATCGTGCGCGATTGTACGGCTTCGATCGCCGCCGCTTGCGATTCGATCGCAAACGATGCTAACATTATAAAGATTCTCATCAAGCCTGGCGATGAAACAAGCGACTCCGGGCTGCTACTGCAGTACATTCTTCAAAATGTTGAGAACGTTCGGCAGCAGCTTAAGCTTATCAAGCGTCGACTACCGCAGGATGTGGCCATTACCAAGTGCAACCTCTCGATGAACACGCTACGCAACTTGAAGCAAACCGCAGAAGCGCTGAACAAGGTGATGAGCGTCATGTTCTACGCCGGTCGACAATGTTTGCAACTCGCGACGGTTGATCCCGATACGGAAACGTCCGTACCACATGAAAAACTGTGGGAAATTCTATCGGGCGGATGTGAGAAGATCTACGAACAGGATGATCTTGGTCCATCGCAAAATATTCGACCGGTGCTgagcggcaccagcaccgacatGGGTCAGCTGGCCCAGTACCTGCTCGATCACGAGTACGAAATCATTTCGGCCACAAATGCTGCCAAACCGGAGGAGAAACCTACCGCTCCCATCATCGTGCGTGCGCAGGCTGTTAAGAAGCAACTGGAGGAAACGAAAACGTTGACCGCAACACTCGAGAACCGGGAAGCGGAAATCCGACAGCTCAAACTGGCGGCAAAACTGAAGCAGAACGAACTATCGGAGATGCAGATCCGCAAGGACTTGGCCGAGAAAAAGCTATCGGTGTTACAGCAGGACCACGAATCCAACACCACACGCCTCCAGAAGCAGCTGGAAGAAGTGCAAACTCTGCTCGCACA GAAAGAGAAGGAATTCGAGGAAACCATGGATCACCTGCAGAGCGATATCGATTCGCTGGAGAGCGAAAAGAGCAGTCTGCGAGACAAGCTAAAGTCGTTCAGTTCACGCAAGGTGGACctcaagacgacgacggcactgGACATTTCTGCCAGCTCGCCATACATTGCCCAGGAGCTCTCGTTGCTGAAGCGCGCCTTCAAAGATGAACGTAGCGAGCGGCTGAAGGTACAGGCGAACGAGTATCGTAAGATCCTAGAAGGCCTTGAACCGTTACACGTACCTCAGCCGAACGACAAGCGTATCCAGGAGCTGGAGCAGGAGATTACGCGCGTAAAGCACGACTACATCATGTCAATGGTGCGTGGTGCGGAACTGCCGGCTACTCGCACGGTTCATGGTAACGTGGCAaaaacgatcatcgatcacgaGAACCgacaaaagcagcagcagacgcagctGCGTGCCAAGGCAGAACAGCTGGCCAATGAAGTTATGCACGAGTATCTCCAGCGCAAACCGCACCGGGCGGCCAAAGCCGATTTTGCGGCCTTCCCGTCGAACGAAGTGTCAGCCGCTTTCCGGATGAACCTTAAAGTTTAA